In Kaistella faecalis, a genomic segment contains:
- the recA gene encoding recombinase RecA: protein MSSIEDKKKALSLVLDKLDKTYGKGTVMTLGDASVDDSIEVIPSGSLGLDLALGVGGYPRGRVIEIYGPESSGKTTLTLHAIAEAQKAGGIAAFIDAEHAFDRHYASKLGINLDDLIISQPDNGEQALEIADNLIRSGAIDIVVIDSVAALTPKAEIEGEMGDSKMGLHARLMSQALRKLTATISKTKCTVIFINQLREKIGVMFGNPETTTGGNALKFYASVRIDIRKASAPIKTGDEAVGSRVKVKIVKNKVAPPFKMAEFDIMYGEGVSKVGEILDMAVETGVVKKSGSWFSYEETKLGQGRDAVRDMLKDNPELAEELEAKIKESLLNK, encoded by the coding sequence ATGAGCAGTATTGAAGATAAAAAGAAAGCACTTTCGTTGGTGCTTGACAAACTAGATAAAACCTACGGTAAAGGAACCGTAATGACTTTAGGAGATGCATCCGTAGACGATTCAATCGAAGTGATTCCTTCTGGTTCACTAGGTTTAGATTTGGCTTTAGGCGTAGGAGGATATCCGCGCGGCAGAGTTATTGAAATTTATGGACCGGAATCTTCAGGAAAAACAACATTAACCCTGCATGCTATTGCAGAAGCACAGAAAGCTGGCGGAATCGCTGCATTTATTGATGCTGAGCACGCATTCGACAGGCACTATGCTTCCAAATTGGGAATTAACCTTGATGATTTGATTATCTCGCAGCCAGACAACGGCGAGCAGGCTTTGGAAATTGCCGATAACCTGATCCGTTCCGGGGCGATCGATATCGTGGTAATTGATTCCGTTGCAGCTTTAACTCCAAAAGCAGAGATTGAAGGTGAAATGGGTGACTCGAAAATGGGACTTCATGCAAGACTGATGTCACAGGCTTTGAGAAAACTTACGGCAACCATTTCCAAAACAAAATGTACCGTAATTTTCATCAACCAGTTAAGAGAAAAAATCGGCGTAATGTTCGGAAATCCTGAAACAACAACCGGAGGTAATGCACTGAAGTTCTACGCATCTGTGAGAATTGATATCAGAAAAGCCAGCGCACCGATTAAAACCGGTGACGAAGCTGTAGGAAGCCGTGTGAAGGTGAAAATCGTAAAAAACAAAGTTGCTCCACCATTCAAAATGGCGGAATTTGATATTATGTACGGTGAAGGCGTCTCAAAAGTGGGAGAGATCCTGGATATGGCAGTAGAAACCGGCGTGGTGAAGAAAAGCGGCTCATGGTTCAGTTATGAAGAGACCAAACTTGGTCAAGGACGTGATGCGGTGCGTGATATGTTAAAAGACAATCCTGAACTTGCTGAAGAACTTGAAGCAAAGATTAAAGAAAGTTTGCTCAATAAATAG